The Ornithodoros turicata isolate Travis chromosome 9, ASM3712646v1, whole genome shotgun sequence genome includes a region encoding these proteins:
- the LOC135369147 gene encoding uncharacterized protein LOC135369147 yields the protein MIPLRKFVLHYKKKNPTISCGCLKDDGFRIVLGLLWIFQLRPEDVHGKSSMDQDVWISCGCPGDVDGLLGRFVRNSRPRQPCTTGPLTSEELRHAETIWLSHVQTEAFRHDILALTHGSVAAASSSLRVFQPFLDASGILSVGGRFHQLQDSYQTKHPILLPPKHRFTELIILDAHQRFLHASVQDTIAEVRSTFWVVRGRQTTRRVLHSCLTCRRLSAHLETAPVSPLPRERITPANPFTVVGVDFAGPLYISRSASPKTYVALFTCGVTRAVHLELVSSMSVPDFLLAFRRFISRRGVPSLIFSDNARTFRKCLSLLSLVSARDVLDFATLHRIVRRFIVERAPWWGGWWERLIRTVKEALRRCLGRKRLTI from the coding sequence ATGATACCCCTTCGCAAGTTTGTGCTACATTACAAAAAGAAGAACCCGACGATATCCTGTGGATGTCTAAAGGATGATGGGTTCCGGATCGTTCTGGGACTTTTATGGATATTTCAGCTACGTCCAGAGGACGTCCACGGGAAATCCAGCATGGATCAGGACGTCTGGATCAGTTGTGGATGTCCTGGGGACGTTGATGGTTTATTGGGTCGGTTCGTCCGCAACAGTAGGCCCCGCCAACCGTGTACAACGGGTCCACTTACGTCCGAAGAGCTTCGGCACGCCGAAACCATATGGCTCTCACATGTCCAAACCGAAGCCTTTCGGCACGACATCTTGGCACTCACACACGGCAGTGTTGCTGCAGCATCTTCGTCATTACGTGTTTTCCAGCCATTTCTCGACGCCTCCGGAATACTGAGCGTCGGCGGTCGTTTTCACCAACTTCAAGATTCGTACCAGACCAAGCATCCCATCCTCCTGCCCCCGAAGCATCGATTCACGGAGCTCATCATACTCGACGCTCACCAGCGCTTCCTACACGCCAGCGTGCAAGACACCATCGCCGAGGTCCGAAGCACATTTTGGGTTGTCCGCGGACGGCAAACAACAAGGCGTGTCCTTCACTCATGCTTGACCTGCCGCAGACTAAGCGCGCACCTTGAGACAGCCCCAGTGTCACCTCTACCTCGGGAGCGTATAACGCCGGCAAATCCGTTCACAGTTGTCGGCGTAGATTTCGCGGGGCCGCTCTATATCTCAAGGTCAGCTTCTCCCAAGACGTACGTAGCCCTTTTCACGTGCGGTGTCACAAGGGCCGTCCACCTCGAACTTGTGTCCTCTATGAGCGTGCCTGATTTCCTGCTTGCCTTCCGACGGTTCATCTCTAGGCGTGGGGTACCCTCCCTCATCTTTTCCGACAACGCTCGCACCTTTCGCAAATGCTTGTCCCTCCTCTCCCTGGTTAGCGCAAGAGATGTCCTAGATTTTGCCACCCTGCATCGCATCGTCAGGCGATTCATTGTTGAGCGAGCTCCTTGGTGGGGAGGCTGGTGGGAACGGCTCATACGAACTGTGAAGGAAGCCCTAAGACGCTGCCTTGGGAGAAAGCGCCTCACCATTTAA
- the LOC135369208 gene encoding uncharacterized protein LOC135369208, whose product MGVFSTYAEAHAKLDRAQYISDLNSDMSDDGRRKRLPPCRLIQESEEPTIGRTKRPRVFPLPESSDSEDVDNTLPDVPPIPHNFPECHAAGKKTIARPCSSQGSNDDSIHDTISGTLDEMCGTSFAGMSGEATSHPRQHENVASTTEFQKQVLQLLHLVRLTQQRDSAVLHELCAQRVTSTAAKPLGALIKQPFASSEDFEQFDSSLSEERKLLLAQELVCIGGNDVGHATRNILAYMLTNRVAEEYSWFGQKGKKKFCTLHAPLVIFEAIRMNRKFSGATRTEVECSIKSWLRHAKERRCSKE is encoded by the exons ATGGGAGTATTCT CAACGTATGCTGAAGCTCATGCCAAGCTTGACCGTGCTCAGTATATTTCGGACTTAAATTCAGACATGAGCGACGATGGCAGACGAAAGCGACTTCCTCCATGCCGTCTCATCCAGGAATCGGAGGAGCCCACAATTG GAAGGACGAAGCGTCCACGAGTGTTTCCCCTTCCAGAGTCTTCCGACTCTGAAGACGTCGACAACACACTTCCTGATGTGCCTCCAATCCCTCACAATTTTCCAGAATGCCACGCAGCAG GCAAGAAGACCATTGCTCGACCTTGCAGCTCCCAAG GCAGCAATGATGATTCAATCCATGACACCATCTCTGGCACATTAGATGAAATGTGTGGTACATCATTTGCTGGAATGA GTGGTGAAGCAACTAGTCATCCACGTCAGCACGAAAATGTTGCCTCCACAACAG AGTTTCAGAAGCAGGTCCTGCAACTTTTACACCTGGTGCGACTGACACAACAAAGGGACAGTGCTGTACTCCATGAACTTTGCGCACAGAGGGTCACTAGTACGGCTGCGAAACCACTAGGAGCACTAATAAAACAGCCATTTGCATCTTCCGAAGACTTCGAGCAGTTTGATTCATCTCTAAGTGAAGAAAGGAAATTGTTGCTC GCGCAGGAACTTGTGTGCATTGGAGGAAACGACGTGGGCCATGCTACCAGGAACATCTTAGCTTACATGCTAACAAATCGTGTTGCCGAAGAATATAGCTGGTTTGGccagaaagggaagaaaaagtTTTGCACTCTTCATGCACCCTTGGTTATTTTTG aAGCAATCAGAATGAACAGGAAGTTCTCAGGAGCTACACGAACGGAAGTGGAATGTTCTATAAAGTCCTGGCTCAGACACGCGAAGGAGCGCCGCTGTTCAAAGGAGTGA